Proteins co-encoded in one Candidatus Binataceae bacterium genomic window:
- a CDS encoding 3-deoxy-7-phosphoheptulonate synthase — translation MQKIQDLHVITTEALVPPRLLKEQLAADYRIAAHVVEARQTVRRIIRGEDPRLMCIVGPCSIHDPAAAMDYAERLARLRVQLAERLFVVMRVYFEKPRTTVGWKGMINDPHMDDSCDMREGLRRARRLLLDINALGLPAGTEMLDPITPQYIADLVSWTAIGARTTESQTHREMASGLSMPVGFKNSTEGNLQVAVNAIESARRPHSFIGITQDGMTAIVRTTGNPDTHVVLRGGRTPNFDAASIEECCRMLRKAGLEPRVMVDCSHAQTNKDYRKQPEVFAALCEQVRAGSRAVLGAMLESFINAGNQPPAADRSRLKYGVSITDPCIDWPTTERCLLEAAAALTPAGRAHAAASDH, via the coding sequence ATGCAAAAAATTCAAGACCTGCACGTAATTACGACCGAAGCCCTGGTCCCCCCGCGGCTGCTCAAGGAGCAGCTCGCGGCCGACTACCGTATCGCCGCCCACGTGGTCGAGGCGCGCCAGACCGTCCGCCGCATCATCCGCGGCGAGGATCCGCGCCTGATGTGCATCGTGGGGCCGTGCTCGATTCACGACCCGGCCGCCGCGATGGACTATGCGGAGCGCCTGGCGCGGCTCCGCGTCCAGCTTGCCGAGCGGCTGTTCGTCGTGATGCGAGTGTATTTCGAAAAGCCGCGCACGACCGTCGGCTGGAAGGGCATGATCAACGACCCGCATATGGACGACTCGTGCGACATGCGCGAAGGACTCCGCCGCGCGCGCCGCCTGCTGCTCGACATCAATGCGCTCGGGCTGCCGGCGGGAACCGAGATGCTCGACCCGATCACGCCGCAGTATATCGCGGACCTGGTTTCGTGGACGGCGATCGGCGCCCGCACCACCGAGTCGCAAACCCATCGCGAGATGGCGAGCGGGCTCTCGATGCCAGTCGGATTCAAGAACAGCACCGAGGGCAATCTGCAGGTCGCGGTGAACGCGATCGAATCGGCGCGCCGCCCGCACTCGTTCATCGGCATCACGCAGGACGGGATGACTGCGATCGTGCGTACGACCGGCAATCCCGACACGCACGTGGTGCTGCGCGGCGGACGCACGCCGAACTTCGACGCAGCAAGCATCGAAGAATGCTGCCGCATGCTGCGCAAGGCGGGACTCGAGCCGCGCGTGATGGTCGATTGCTCGCACGCGCAGACCAACAAAGACTATCGCAAGCAGCCCGAGGTGTTTGCCGCGCTCTGCGAGCAGGTGCGCGCGGGCAGCCGCGCGGTCCTGGGCGCGATGCTCGAAAGCTTCATCAACGCCGGCAATCAGCCGCCCGCGGCCGACCGCTCAAGGCTCAAGTATGGTGTCTCGATAACCGATCCCTGCATCGACTGGCCAACCACCGAGCGATGCCTGCTCGAAGCGGCCGCGGCGCTGACGCCCGCGGGCCGCGCGCACGCCGCAGCGTCCGACCACTAA
- a CDS encoding class I SAM-dependent methyltransferase, protein MTNDQPSADLQLTPRLLEGLVTNGPTDPIAYYRRPFVGWFFRQRINLGLRMIADRSYPKALEVGYGAGAVLLAIASRVDELHGIDLDADPAPVQAWLAKHGRGARLLKCSVYELPYETAEFDLVACFSVFEHLHQYEQGLREVARVLKPGGRFLLGMPAVNTMMELGFRAIGFKGIDDRHVTPPRAVASAFERNGLRVAREARLNLLPGLPLYYNWLLEKAAR, encoded by the coding sequence GTGACGAACGACCAGCCATCAGCCGATCTGCAACTGACGCCGCGCCTGCTGGAGGGTCTGGTTACCAACGGCCCGACCGACCCGATCGCCTACTACCGACGTCCGTTTGTCGGATGGTTTTTTCGCCAACGGATCAACCTTGGGCTGCGAATGATCGCGGATCGCAGTTATCCGAAGGCGCTCGAGGTCGGCTATGGCGCCGGCGCAGTGCTGCTGGCGATCGCGTCCAGGGTCGATGAATTGCACGGCATCGATCTCGACGCTGACCCTGCCCCCGTCCAGGCCTGGCTCGCGAAGCACGGGCGCGGCGCGAGGCTCCTTAAGTGCAGTGTTTACGAACTGCCGTACGAAACCGCCGAGTTCGATCTCGTGGCCTGCTTCTCGGTCTTCGAGCATCTGCATCAGTACGAACAGGGACTGCGGGAGGTCGCGCGCGTGCTCAAGCCGGGCGGGCGCTTCCTTCTCGGCATGCCGGCGGTGAATACGATGATGGAGCTGGGCTTTCGCGCGATCGGCTTCAAAGGCATCGACGACCGTCATGTCACCCCGCCGCGAGCCGTGGCGAGCGCGTTCGAGCGCAACGGCTTGCGGGTCGCCCGGGAGGCGCGCCTGAACCTGCTTCCGGGCCTGCCGCTCTACTACAACTGGCTCCTCGAGAAAGCCGCCCGGTGA